A genomic segment from Candidatus Methylomirabilis tolerans encodes:
- the nadA gene encoding quinolinate synthase NadA, whose product MNVGSPVAETEVSALLDLEEEIKRLKKALHAVVLAHYYQESEIQDVADFVGDSLQLAQQAAKTSAEVIVFAGVHFMAETAKILNPSKQVLLPDLAAGCSLAEGCPAPLFRRFKEKYPDHIVISYINCSAEVKAMSDIICTSSNAEKLINQIPKEQPILFAPDQNLGRYLIKKTGRDLTLWPGTCVVHETFSEKKLVQLMLYHPHAKVLAHPECEAGVLQHADYIGSTSGLLSYVKQSTDTEFIIATEPGIIHQMEKACRDKTFIPAPPDGDCACNQCPHMRLNTLEKLYLCMKHRAPEITLDEELRLLALRPIQRMLEMS is encoded by the coding sequence ATGAACGTCGGTAGTCCTGTTGCAGAAACCGAGGTGAGCGCCCTGCTTGATCTCGAAGAAGAGATCAAGCGGCTGAAAAAAGCGTTGCATGCGGTAGTGTTAGCGCACTACTACCAGGAGTCTGAAATTCAGGATGTGGCCGATTTCGTCGGCGACAGCCTGCAACTAGCCCAACAGGCCGCAAAAACGAGCGCTGAGGTGATTGTTTTTGCCGGCGTTCACTTTATGGCGGAGACGGCGAAGATCCTGAACCCCTCAAAGCAGGTGCTGCTCCCGGACTTAGCGGCCGGTTGTTCGCTGGCAGAAGGGTGCCCGGCGCCTCTCTTCAGACGCTTCAAAGAAAAATATCCGGATCACATCGTGATCAGCTACATTAATTGCAGCGCCGAGGTCAAGGCGATGAGCGATATCATCTGCACCTCGAGCAACGCCGAAAAGCTCATCAACCAGATCCCGAAAGAGCAGCCGATCCTTTTTGCGCCCGATCAGAACCTGGGTCGCTACCTGATCAAAAAGACCGGCCGTGATCTGACGCTGTGGCCCGGCACCTGCGTGGTACACGAGACGTTCTCTGAAAAGAAGCTCGTGCAGCTTATGCTGTACCATCCTCACGCCAAGGTGCTTGCGCATCCTGAGTGCGAAGCCGGCGTGCTTCAGCATGCCGACTACATCGGTTCAACAAGCGGACTGCTGAGTTACGTCAAGCAAAGTACGGATACCGAATTCATCATCGCGACCGAACCCGGCATCATTCATCAGATGGAGAAGGCCTGCCGGGATAAAACATTTATTCCGGCCCCACCGGACGGGGATTGCGCCTGCAACCAATGCCCCCACATGCGGCTCAACACCTTGGAGAAGTTGTACCTATGCATGAAACACCGGGCGCCGGAAATTACGCTTGATGAAGAGCTGCGGCTTCTTGCGTTACGACCCATCCAGCGTATGCTGGAGATGAGTTAG
- a CDS encoding TetR family transcriptional regulator C-terminal domain-containing protein: MSSTKDHIIEAASRLVHLRGFNHTSIGEILEESGVGKGSFYYYFKSKEELGYAIIEINFRRFSEEVTGKAFGNNKDALTQLHDFLDILFDIHQKRNCAGGCRLGNMAMEMSDIHEEFRRRFQEGFDGWEAQITAILRKAHINGQLADHADLPALAQFIIASVEGAILLTKVKKDISILEHCFTELKRYISDVR; the protein is encoded by the coding sequence ATGTCTAGCACTAAAGACCACATTATCGAGGCAGCATCTCGTTTAGTGCATCTGAGAGGTTTTAATCATACGAGTATTGGTGAGATTCTTGAGGAAAGCGGGGTCGGGAAAGGAAGTTTCTATTACTATTTCAAAAGTAAGGAAGAGTTGGGCTATGCAATTATAGAGATCAACTTCAGACGATTTTCAGAAGAGGTGACAGGAAAAGCCTTCGGAAACAACAAGGATGCCTTGACGCAATTGCATGACTTCCTGGATATACTTTTTGATATACATCAGAAGCGAAACTGCGCCGGCGGGTGCCGCTTAGGCAACATGGCAATGGAGATGAGCGACATCCATGAAGAGTTCCGAAGAAGGTTTCAGGAGGGTTTCGACGGTTGGGAGGCTCAGATAACGGCAATTTTACGAAAAGCCCACATAAACGGACAGCTCGCAGACCATGCGGATCTTCCAGCGTTAGCTCAGTTTATCATTGCCTCCGTTGAAGGGGCAATACTGCTCACAAAGGTCAAGAAGGATATTAGCATCTTGGAACACTGCTTTACGGAGCTGAAACGGTACATTTCAGATGTGCGCTGA
- a CDS encoding sigma-54 dependent transcriptional regulator produces the protein MEGYRIKVLIVDDDAAARKILQSRLGVMNVRTLVASSGFEAMEQIRREMPAIVLLDLQMPKMSGIDVLRSLKREGLDVTVIVVTAHATIEAAVEAIREGAYDFITKPVDSKHLKIVLDKAFERESLRVQSRCLQTEMEGRFVQVIAENQAMKNLLQLAHRAAGSSSTILLLGESGTGKEVFARNIHRWSPRADCPFTVVNCAAIPDQLLESELFGHEKGAFTGAHQLKKGKFEVADRGTIFLDEIGEVQASIQTKLLRVLQDHEFERVGSTRTIRADIRVIAATNGDLERAVREGGFREDLYYRLNVVSIKLPPLRERKEDIPALIDHFLRKYAGELKKPLKQLSSDALDGLTTYHWPGNVRELENVIERAMVLSTGEQIGPEDLPPQLAAGLRREALRGKKFHEAVREFKQWTIQDALKRSEGNQTKAAELLGLQRTYLAKLIRLLEIKAAPSLTEKDRP, from the coding sequence ATGGAAGGGTATCGCATAAAAGTTCTGATCGTCGACGATGATGCAGCGGCCAGGAAGATCCTCCAGAGCCGGTTAGGGGTGATGAACGTACGCACTCTTGTCGCATCCAGCGGCTTCGAAGCCATGGAGCAGATTCGTCGAGAGATGCCCGCGATTGTCCTGCTCGACTTGCAGATGCCGAAGATGTCGGGAATTGATGTCCTCAGGTCATTGAAGCGCGAGGGGCTGGATGTCACGGTAATCGTTGTGACCGCGCACGCAACGATCGAAGCCGCCGTAGAGGCCATAAGGGAGGGCGCCTACGACTTTATCACCAAACCTGTCGATTCCAAGCATCTCAAGATCGTCCTGGACAAGGCATTCGAGCGGGAGTCCCTGCGGGTGCAAAGCCGCTGCTTGCAGACAGAAATGGAGGGCCGTTTTGTCCAGGTTATCGCAGAAAATCAAGCCATGAAAAACCTGCTGCAGCTTGCCCACCGCGCCGCCGGCAGCAGTTCCACTATTCTACTTTTGGGCGAGAGCGGGACAGGGAAAGAGGTCTTCGCCAGAAACATTCACCGGTGGAGTCCTCGGGCCGACTGTCCATTCACTGTCGTCAATTGCGCCGCCATTCCGGACCAGTTGCTGGAGAGCGAGCTCTTCGGCCACGAAAAAGGGGCCTTTACGGGAGCGCATCAACTCAAGAAGGGGAAGTTCGAGGTCGCGGATCGCGGTACGATATTTCTCGACGAAATCGGGGAGGTCCAGGCAAGTATCCAAACAAAACTGCTTCGGGTTCTGCAAGACCATGAGTTTGAGCGGGTTGGGAGTACTCGTACGATCAGGGCCGATATTCGCGTTATTGCCGCTACCAACGGCGACCTTGAACGAGCCGTGCGAGAGGGAGGCTTCCGCGAAGATCTTTACTATCGACTGAATGTGGTCAGCATAAAGCTTCCGCCGTTGAGAGAACGGAAGGAAGATATTCCGGCTTTGATCGATCACTTCCTGCGAAAGTACGCGGGTGAGTTGAAGAAGCCCTTAAAGCAACTTTCGTCAGACGCACTGGACGGTTTAACCACGTATCACTGGCCGGGAAATGTGCGCGAGCTGGAAAACGTGATCGAACGGGCTATGGTCTTGAGTACGGGAGAACAGATCGGACCGGAGGACCTTCCGCCTCAACTCGCCGCAGGCCTACGTCGTGAAGCACTCAGAGGAAAGAAGTTCCACGAAGCCGTCAGGGAGTTCAAGCAGTGGACGATTCAGGATGCTCTCAAGCGTTCGGAGGGCAATCAAACGAAGGCAGCGGAACTTCTTGGACTTCAGCGTACCTACCTGGCCAAGCTTATTCGATTACTTGAGATCAAGGCGGCTCCAAGCCTCACCGAGAAAGATCGTCCTTAA
- a CDS encoding response regulator: MSRKLILHVEDNEYNRKIIRDLLSKTDYEIVEAHNGEAALDALTRLRPDLILMDIQLPKLSGLDATRMIRENPVLAQIPVIAITSFALSGDDRLALEAGCNAYIAKPFRPRDLLEMIRHFLTP; encoded by the coding sequence GTGAGCAGAAAGCTGATCTTACATGTTGAGGACAACGAATATAATCGGAAGATCATCAGAGACCTCCTCTCCAAGACCGATTACGAGATCGTGGAGGCTCACAATGGGGAGGCCGCGCTCGACGCGTTGACTCGGCTGCGCCCCGATCTCATCCTGATGGATATTCAGTTGCCAAAGCTTTCAGGTCTCGATGCAACTCGCATGATCAGGGAGAATCCCGTACTCGCCCAGATTCCGGTCATCGCTATTACCTCGTTTGCCCTGAGCGGAGATGACCGGCTGGCCCTCGAAGCGGGCTGTAATGCGTACATCGCAAAACCCTTCCGGCCACGGGACCTCCTGGAGATGATTCGACACTTCCTGACGCCATGA